A genome region from Naumovozyma castellii chromosome 5, complete genome includes the following:
- the VNX1 gene encoding calcium/hydrogen antiporter (ancestral locus Anc_3.19) gives MSKDQDHVRRVFSVDDDPKEVESDIRYLEGLHDGLKYALQEGNKSISAQPQQQQSLRSPSVPNEDNIKSSSAPDLLSASTGSIQTQNLYLNPTRSKNSETITNLNNKNLNKKKHRIISQSIVNGPKSISRLTTLNSPELFVSKSNHTITSISKKKNNKNINNDSFFDDHDKFIIHDPPRPGLGHDLLIEELNDQDDDDVYGDNDNDNNFRHPDDLENNAIDDQLSLASSLESYTLRERQDAINKTHPFGIRIWKPALYKKMRSVQRAADEDIHETKWKTITWPVHLTNIIWSLTVGLLLFILFSLAGVMVCILGLFTGSAREYSVICFKLAKYLIWPFGKVVYLTVDKKYLEEDNAEGISVPQFYKWVTSYSNRLFFHQNPNEQDCNTSLTAHESLNQPSYGSIQHFITKQQQERQNKLQNPFITPHDDRPRSSSPNTPVVYNSKNNTINNANEEPTMAQDNSTQRRLFGRGKWTWGRLIFYLCFHLILEPIVFVVTLISWLFVFTIPMSNILWNLMYHCRKHPLALGFKNIRNTREAPSTANYDEDRDSNRNILLCTFRCAGWHYYKYTVDGTNIIVVNLIAMVFFTIFNFYFIKNVWHFNFWFTDESAIFMLCLLSIIPLAFYIGQAVASISAQTSMGVGAVINAFFSTVVEVFLYCVALKQSKGPLVEGSMIGSILGAVLLLPGLSMCGGAWNRKTQRYNPASAGVSSAMLIFSMLVMFVPTMLYELYGGYTVDCDDGAEQALTFSIFILAVSSTHCSFKHPPLQFNRMYTHVIQPMSVSCAIVLFMAYAIGLWFTLRTHAKMIWQLPITDQQPKENSNITQGLNSEQNSVLLQRRSQTQLNQDAGGHDAPNWSRKKSTCILLIATLLYAIIAEILIACVDSVLEDFPSLNPKFLGLTIFALVPNTTEFLNAISFAIHGNVALSMEIGSAYALQVCLLQIPALVLYSIFYTWNMDHSLIDIRKQMFPLIFPRWDAIASIASIFMFTYLYAEGKSNYFKGSMLILLYVVVILGFYFQDILTNWQW, from the coding sequence ATGTCTAAGGATCAAGATCATGTGCGCAGGGTATTCAGCGTGGATGACGATCCCAAGGAGGTGGAGAGCGATATTAGATATCTGGAGGGGCTACATGATGGTCTGAAATATGCATTGCAGGAGGGGAACAAGTCGATATCCGCtcaaccacaacaacaacaatccTTAAGGTCCCCGTCCGTTCCTAACGAggataatattaaatcttcCTCTGCTCCTGATTTGCTTTCAGCCAGCACGGGATCAATTCAAACTCAAAATTTATATCTAAACCCTACTAGATCTAAAAATTCAGAAACTATCACCAACCTCaacaataaaaatttaaataaaaagaagCATAGAATAATATCTCAATCAATAGTTAACGGACCTAAATCAATATCCAGGCTGACTACTTTGAATTCACCAGAATTATTTGTCTCAAAAAGTAACCATACTATAACATCGATCagtaaaaagaaaaacaacaaaaatattaataatgattcattCTTCGATGATCACGACAAATTCATAATTCATGATCCACCGAGACCAGGTCTAGGGCATGATTTGTTGATTGAAGAGTTAAATGACCAGGATGACGACGATGTTTATGGCGACAATGATAATGACAACAATTTTAGACACCCAGATGACCTGGAAAACAATGCGATCGATGACCAATTATCATTAGCTTCCTCGTTGGAATCATACACTTTAAGGGAAAGACAAGATGCAATTAATAAGACACATCCATTCGGGATAAGAATTTGGAAACCTGCTTTATATAAGAAAATGAGATCCGTACAGAGAGCTgctgatgaagatattcatGAAACAAAATGGAAGACTATCACTTGGCCCGTTCATTTAACAAACATAATCTGGTCATTAACTGTTGGATTACTACTGTTTATCCTGTTTTCGTTAGCTGGGGTTATGGTTTGCATATTGGGACTCTTTACAGGATCAGCTCGTGAATATTCCGTCATTTGCTTTAAATtggcaaaatatttaatatggCCCTTTGGGAAAGTCGTTTATCTTACAGTAGACAAGAAATATCTAGAAGAAGATAACGCGGAGGGGATAAGTGTACCACAATTCTACAAATGGGTCACTTCATATAGTAATAGATTGTtctttcatcaaaatccCAATGAACAAGATTGTAACACTTCATTAACAGCGCACGAAAGTTTAAATCAACCATCATATGGATCTATTCAACATTTTATTACTAAACAACAGCAGGAAAGACAGAATAAACTCCAAAATCCATTTATTACTCCTCATGATGACCGCCCAAGATCATCTTCGCCTAACACTCCAGTAGTATATAATAGTAAAAATAATACTATTAATAATGCAAATGAAGAACCCACTATGGCACAAGATAATTCCACTcaaagaagattatttgGTAGGGGTAAATGGACTTGGGGCAGATTAATATTCTACCTTTGTTTCCATTTAATCTTAGAACCTATAGTTTTTGTTGTTACATTGATTTCATGGCTTTTCGTATTTACCATTCCCATGAGTAACATCCTTTGGAACTTGATGTATCATTGTAGAAAACATCCGCTAGCGTTAGGCTTTAAAAACATCAGAAATACAAGGGAAGCACCATCAACAGCAAATTATGATGAAGATCGTGATTCAAACAGGAATATCCTGTTATGTACATTTCGCTGTGCAGGTTGGcattattataaatatacTGTTGATGGTACAAATATCATTGTGGTGAATCTAATTGCCATGGTCTTCTTtaccatcttcaatttttatttcattaaaaacGTGTGGCATTTTAACTTCTGGTTTACAGATGAATCAGCAATCTTCATGTTATGTTTGCTATCAATTATCCCATTAGCATTTTATATTGGTCAAGCTGTTGCTTCCATTTCTGCTCAAACATCCATGGGTGTCGGTGCTGTAATTAATGCATTTTTCTCTACTGTCGTGGAGGTTTTCTTATACTGTGTTGCCCTGAAACAAAGTAAAGGACCTCTTGTGGAAGGTTCCATGATTGGTTCAATCCTCGGTGCCGTCCTATTGTTACCGGGTCTTTCCATGTGTGGTGGTGCATGGAATAGAAAGACACAAAGATATAATCCCGCAAGTGCAGGTGTTTCATCAGCAATGTTAATTTTCTCAATGTTGGTGATGTTTGTGCCCACAATGCTATATGAACTGTACGGCGGATACACTGTCGACTGTGATGATGGTGCCGAACAAGCTTTAACCTTCTCAATTTTTATACTAGCGGTGTCATCAACACATTGCTCCTTTAAGCACCCACCTTTACAATTTAACAGGATGTATACTCACGTTATTCAACCAATGTCAGTCTCTTGTGCaattgtattatttatGGCTTATGCGATCGGTTTGTGGTTCACCTTAAGAACGCATGCAAAGATGATCTGGCAACTACCTATTACTGATCAACAACCCAAGGAAAATTCCAACATTACACAAGGCCTCAATTCGGAACAAAACTCAGTATTACTGCAACGTCGATCACAAACTCAATTGAACCAAGATGCAGGCGGCCATGATGCCCCAAATTGGTCAAGAAAAAAATCTACTTGTATCCTTCTAATAGCAACATTATTATATGCTATTATTGCAGAAATATTGATTGCATGTGTAGATTCTGTCTTGGAAGATTTCCCCTCATTGAATCCCAAGTTCCTTGGTTTAACAATCTTCGCTCTAGTCCCCAATACTACAGAGTTCTTGAATGCTATTTCGTTTGCCATTCACGGTAATGTTGCTTTATCTATGGAGATTGGTAGTGCATATGCTTTACAGGTCtgtcttcttcaaattccaGCTTTGGTGTTATACTCTATTTTCTACACGTGGAATATGGATCATTCATTGATAGATATTAGGAAACAAATGTTTCCCTTAATTTTCCCAAGATGGGACGCTATAGCATCTATTGCGAGTATTTTTATGTTTACTTATTTGTATGCTGAGGGaaaatcaaattattttaaGGGTTCGATGTTGATCTTATTGTATGTCGTCGTTATTCTAGGATTCTACTTTCAGGATATCCTTACGAATTGGCAGTGGTAA
- the NCAS0E01340 gene encoding uncharacterized protein (ancestral locus Anc_3.21), whose translation MLLKYLKMIFGGAVTLASISLTALYMYQNKIIYPSWAQGARNHVDTPASRDLPYERVVLTTEDGINIEAYDLQNNNSSTTVLILCPNAGNIGYSIPILDLFYRQLGVSVFIYSYRGYGKSQGSPNEAGLKKDADCVMEYLSKSSFHRKNKLVLYGRSLGGANAIYIASKFPKICDAVILENTFLSIRKVIPYLFPLLSKVTFMCHEVWNSEQLITQCDPTTNFLFLNGLMDEIVPPAHMKKLFDTCPARDKKFFEFPLGHHNDTIVQDGYWDIIRDFLKRNDFI comes from the coding sequence ATGTTATTGAAATACCTTAAAATGATTTTTGGAGGAGCAGTTACGCTGGCCTCTATATCTCTGACAGCTCTCTACATGTATCAAAACAAGATCATATACCCATCATGGGCACAAGGTGCTCGTAACCATGTTGATACACCAGCAAGTCGAGATCTTCCCTATGAAAGAGTTGTACTGACTACGGAGGATGGCATAAACATTGAGGCCTAtgatttacaaaataacAACTCTTCCACAACGGTATTGATCCTCTGCCCAAATGCAGGAAATATAGGCTATTCAATTCCTATTCTGGATCTATTTTATAGACAATTGGGGGTAAGCGtgtttatatattcttaCAGAGGCTACGGCAAGTCTCAAGGTTCCCCAAACGAGGCCGGACTGAAAAAGGATGCTGATTGTGTCATGGAATATCTATCAAAGAGTTCATTCCACAGGAAGAATAAATTAGTCCTTTATGGACGTTCCTTAGGAGGTGCTAATGCCATCTATATTGCTTCAAAATTCCCAAAAATATGTGATGCCGTCATATTAGAGAATACTTTTTTGAGCATACGGAAGGTTATTCCTTATCTCTTCCCTTTATTATCTAAAGTTACATTTATGTGCCATGAAGTTTGGAATTCTGAACAACTGATAACTCAGTGTGATCCTACTACCAATTTCCTATTTTTAAACGGTCTAATGGATGAAATTGTACCTCCTGCAcatatgaagaaattatttgatacATGCCCTGCGAGAGATAAGAAGTTTTTTGAATTCCCATTAGGACATCATAATGACACTATCGTTCAAGATGGATATTGGGATATTATTAGAGATTTCCTAAAGAGGAATGATTTTATTTAA
- the KRE1 gene encoding Kre1p (ancestral locus Anc_3.18) — protein MFSIPIAFILWLLLSPFSQAVMTTQRITTVDAAGLPITQTTIFDPATVTANAVTTVITTTNAAGATIKITTTAAATAVAAVAAAAATTKPVKTITTVDAAGLPITITTTGTAAAAAAATKATAITPITTILTSTNAVGGLVPYTTVVTPVQSLIVTTNAAGAPVTLTTTIIPGASNTAATAVASEPTPVVTVVVTTNDLGITVTLTNTYSPIYMTYTTADDAGALETITTITTPGVAPTTGTTLKATASANMVTKTITTVNAAGAKTTIVTVVPASSTTTKAAAAVAENGRPDPSTAFTAPPATPVTTLSLETLLTITEGTITTYTTTRARTSNMWVTVTIDGLVTAVQTTFAQRFASRYSVVATPASGSIGLGSLSGTIGVVKTDMQSTMTLNNAINSFSVSTMGAFIALLSWLL, from the coding sequence ATGTTCTCCATACCTATCGCTTTCATTCTTTGGCTGTTATTGTCGCCATTCTCACAGGCTGTCATGACTACTCAACGTATCACTACAGTAGATGCTGCCGGGCTACCAATAACACAAACGACCATCTTTGATCCAGCCACAGTTACCGCTAATGCAGTCACCACCGTCATTACTACTACAAATGCTGCAGGTGCAACGATAAAGATAACGACCACTGCAGCTGCTACCGCTGTGGCAGCCGTCGCAGCTGCTGCCGCCACCACAAAACCAGTGAAAACTATTACTACTGTCGACGCTGCAGGTTTACCCATTACAATTACCACCACTGGTACTGCTGCAGCCGCAGCTGCAGCCACTAAGGCAACCGCAATCACTCCCATTACTACTATCTTAACATCTACAAACGCAGTTGGTGGACTAGTCCCTTACACAACAGTAGTGACTCCAGTACAATCATTAATCGTGACAACAAATGCTGCAGGTGCTCCTGTGACTTTAACTACTACTATTATCCCTGGTGCATCTAATACCGCTGCTACTGCTGTTGCTAGTGAACCTACTCCAGTGGTCACAGTGGTCGTTACCACCAATGATTTGGGTATTACTGTCACTTTAACAAATACTTATTCACCCATATACATGACTTATACCACTGCTGATGATGCCGGTGCATTAGAAACAATCACTACCATCACAACACCAGGTGTCGCACCAACTACAGGTACTACACTCAAGGCTACAGCAAGTGCAAATATGGTCACCAAGACTATTACCACCGTGAATGCAGCAGGCGCCAAGACAACCATAGTAACAGTGGTACCAGCTTCAAGTACGACAACAAAGGCAGCAGCTGCGGTGGCTGAAAATGGGAGACCAGATCCATCTACTGCGTTTACTGCACCTCCTGCTACACCAGTTACCACACTATCATTAGAAACTTTATTAACTATTACCGAGGGAACAATAACCACTTACACAACTACAAGAGCAAGAACTTCAAACATGTGGGTAACTGTTACAATCGATGGATTGGTTACTGCCGTGCAGACAACATTTGCTCAAAGATTCGCTTCAAGATACAGTGTCGTGGCTACACCAGCGTCTGGTAGTATTGGGTTGGGATCTCTCTCTGGTACCATCGGTGTAGTGAAAACGGATATGCAATCAACAATGACTTTAAATAATGCAATAAACTCCTTCTCAGTATCAACTATGGGGGCTTTCATAGCATTATTATCTTGGTTAttgtaa